The candidate division WOR-3 bacterium genome includes a region encoding these proteins:
- a CDS encoding MFS transporter: protein MNGLNQSAINRGLKISIIEGTFATLYTTLAGGMFLAGLALYLGANSFQIALLSAIPALVSGFSFLAGYLVRRVGARKPIVLWTAGLGRTVYLLFVPFLLLGIRFKIELFLLVVMLSSVLMAIAGTVWTSWISDLVPEETRGRFFGLRNAILNVSGVFVAYAAGRGMDWLKAWGQEVSGYALAFTLAVSFGLVSTLLLTRQPEPHLPKRPAPSLKEIFIGPLHEPQFRRLTVFLGVWFLTGTLASPFYLVHLIKNLHFSFAAIAIYSMIGGVIGVLFQLFWGRVIDRFGSRPVTVFNFALVGLMPFLWLFATPKFRLPIWIDAVLNGTVWTGANLGLWNLLLDLADNPVRKESYFAIYSVVTGLGAFIAAIFAGTVAQLLSPFHLTLFTLDFYNYDIMFLLAGIARFASLPLLLKVQEPGSKPVRYTIRVLGNFALWRLNAGKDTVLEALGIKSKD, encoded by the coding sequence ATGAACGGGCTTAACCAGAGCGCAATCAACCGCGGTCTGAAAATCTCAATCATTGAAGGCACATTTGCCACCCTTTACACCACCCTTGCCGGCGGTATGTTCCTTGCCGGACTTGCGCTTTATCTTGGTGCCAACTCATTTCAAATCGCCCTTTTGAGCGCCATCCCCGCCTTAGTGAGCGGTTTCAGTTTTCTTGCCGGTTATCTTGTGCGCCGGGTTGGTGCGCGCAAACCAATAGTTCTCTGGACCGCGGGACTGGGCAGGACGGTCTATCTCTTGTTTGTCCCCTTCCTCCTCCTTGGCATCAGATTTAAAATAGAACTCTTCCTCTTGGTGGTAATGCTCTCCAGCGTTCTGATGGCGATTGCCGGCACGGTCTGGACATCCTGGATAAGCGACCTGGTGCCTGAAGAAACAAGAGGAAGGTTTTTCGGTCTGCGCAATGCCATCCTCAATGTCAGCGGTGTCTTTGTTGCCTATGCTGCGGGCAGGGGAATGGACTGGTTAAAGGCGTGGGGTCAGGAGGTCTCCGGTTATGCGCTTGCCTTTACCCTTGCGGTCAGTTTCGGTCTGGTCTCAACCCTTCTTTTAACCCGCCAGCCCGAGCCACACCTGCCCAAAAGACCAGCACCCAGTTTGAAGGAGATATTCATCGGTCCCTTGCACGAGCCCCAGTTCCGGCGCCTGACCGTCTTCCTTGGGGTCTGGTTTCTCACCGGCACCCTCGCATCGCCATTCTACCTTGTCCATCTTATCAAAAATTTGCACTTCAGTTTTGCCGCCATCGCCATCTACTCAATGATTGGCGGCGTCATCGGTGTCCTTTTCCAACTCTTCTGGGGCAGGGTCATTGACCGGTTTGGCTCAAGACCGGTTACGGTCTTCAACTTTGCCCTTGTCGGTCTGATGCCCTTTCTCTGGCTTTTTGCAACACCAAAGTTCCGCCTGCCCATCTGGATAGATGCGGTTCTTAACGGCACGGTCTGGACCGGTGCCAACCTCGGACTCTGGAACCTCCTCTTGGATTTGGCAGACAACCCGGTGCGCAAGGAGAGTTACTTTGCCATCTACTCGGTCGTTACCGGCTTGGGTGCATTCATCGCCGCCATCTTTGCCGGCACGGTCGCTCAGCTCCTCTCCCCCTTTCACCTCACCCTCTTCACCCTTGACTTCTACAACTACGATATAATGTTTCTCCTTGCCGGCATCGCCCGGTTTGCCTCTTTGCCGTTGCTGCTAAAGGTCCAAGAACCCGGGAGCAAGCCTGTCCGCTACACCATCAGGGTTCTTGGCAACTTTGCCCTCTGGCGCCTGAATGCGGGCAAGGATACCGTCCTTGAGGCGCTGGGCATAAAATCAAAGGAT
- a CDS encoding TlpA disulfide reductase family protein: MRREFMILAALIFALSAVRAEEKEEPKYEKAPDFTLLDIKGNEVTLSELLKNGPVYMECWDLPCVNCIAELDALVPVYDSLKERGLQIIALSVDKPSDEGRVKAFVSSKKWPYIILLDQEQKVKKAYNIIIKPTAYLINMQGEIVYTHIGYKKGDEKKIAEEIGKWLPEEEKKEEPTGEDTQEHK; this comes from the coding sequence ATGAGAAGAGAATTTATGATTTTGGCAGCCCTGATATTTGCCCTAAGTGCGGTACGCGCTGAGGAAAAGGAAGAACCCAAGTATGAAAAGGCGCCTGACTTTACCCTCCTTGATATCAAAGGCAATGAGGTTACCCTTTCTGAACTCTTAAAAAACGGACCGGTATATATGGAATGCTGGGACTTGCCCTGCGTCAACTGCATTGCCGAACTGGATGCACTTGTCCCGGTCTACGACTCGCTGAAAGAGCGGGGCTTGCAGATTATCGCCCTTTCGGTTGATAAGCCCAGTGATGAGGGAAGGGTAAAGGCGTTTGTCTCTTCGAAAAAGTGGCCGTATATTATTCTCCTTGACCAGGAGCAGAAAGTGAAAAAGGCGTATAACATCATCATCAAACCCACCGCCTATCTGATAAATATGCAGGGCGAGATTGTCTATACCCATATCGGGTATAAGAAGGGCGACGAGAAAAAAATCGCTGAGGAGATAGGCAAATGGCTACCTGAGGAAGAAAAAAAAGAGGAGCCAACTGGCGAGGACACTCAGGAACATAAATGA
- a CDS encoding 4Fe-4S binding protein, which yields MPKRRIAPYRIGQIAATIILNGYILAYIQNKIIYSGFLKSIPEPVLNCYGGPLSVFACPLGSLQQIIGMKGTYWWQNVPWVIIGFFVLIGAFVGRTACAWVCPFGLWQDLLYKIKSGPRAKAKRWISFAIIGFIGLIAVILLTIFIHIAIWKSLLFAWLPFMVLLLYTPLKGKSDLPKRWWLGGMIVGIGLGLLVAFKHEINLGIASGVIAMTLFSLVGGLPVILIAAPLGFALSLFGKPVHLGPFAGAELGLLFVLISVLIVLLLDRLVKVSLPATGLKFAFLLLVAVVVPFLTAEPWFCKLCPQGTLEAGIPLVLWDPVQGLRALVSWLFYLKVGILLFVIWAAITIRRPFCRLVCPIGAVYSLFNKISLMRLKLDAATCNQCKICRRVCPTDIEPFEDPNQAECIRCFECVWNCPRRALKITT from the coding sequence ATGCCTAAAAGAAGAATCGCACCCTACCGTATCGGTCAGATTGCCGCTACCATTATCTTAAACGGCTACATCCTTGCCTATATTCAGAATAAAATCATTTATTCTGGCTTTCTCAAATCAATCCCTGAACCGGTTCTTAACTGCTATGGCGGACCTCTTTCTGTCTTTGCCTGCCCGCTCGGCTCTCTACAACAGATTATTGGAATGAAAGGCACTTACTGGTGGCAGAATGTTCCCTGGGTGATAATTGGTTTTTTTGTCCTTATCGGTGCGTTTGTTGGTAGAACCGCCTGCGCCTGGGTTTGCCCTTTTGGTTTGTGGCAGGACTTACTTTATAAAATTAAATCAGGACCCCGCGCAAAGGCAAAACGCTGGATTTCCTTTGCCATCATTGGCTTCATCGGCTTGATTGCGGTAATATTGCTTACCATTTTTATCCATATCGCTATCTGGAAATCACTCCTTTTTGCCTGGCTGCCGTTTATGGTGCTTCTGCTTTATACTCCCCTCAAGGGAAAAAGCGACTTGCCAAAACGCTGGTGGCTTGGCGGAATGATTGTTGGGATTGGACTCGGGCTTTTAGTTGCCTTCAAGCATGAAATCAACCTCGGCATTGCCAGCGGCGTAATAGCAATGACACTTTTCAGCCTTGTTGGTGGTCTACCGGTTATCTTAATTGCTGCACCCCTTGGTTTTGCTCTCAGCCTTTTTGGCAAACCGGTTCATCTCGGTCCGTTTGCCGGTGCAGAACTTGGGCTTTTGTTTGTTCTTATCTCAGTGCTGATAGTTCTTTTGCTCGACCGATTGGTGAAGGTGTCTCTGCCCGCAACCGGTCTAAAATTCGCCTTTTTACTCCTTGTTGCCGTTGTTGTGCCATTTCTTACTGCCGAACCCTGGTTCTGCAAACTCTGCCCTCAGGGAACCCTTGAAGCCGGAATCCCTCTGGTCCTCTGGGACCCGGTTCAGGGATTGCGGGCGCTTGTCTCTTGGCTTTTTTATCTCAAGGTCGGCATTCTCCTTTTCGTCATCTGGGCAGCGATTACAATCAGGCGCCCTTTCTGCCGCCTTGTCTGCCCGATTGGCGCGGTCTACTCCCTCTTTAACAAGATAAGCCTAATGCGGTTAAAACTTGATGCCGCCACTTGCAACCAGTGCAAAATCTGCCGCCGGGTCTGTCCCACCGATATTGAGCCTTTTGAGGACCCAAACCAGGCAGAATGCATCCGTTGTTTTGAATGTGTCTGGAACTGTCCGCGCCGCGCCTTGAAGATTACCACATAA
- the lipA gene encoding lipoyl synthase, whose translation MRKPSWLKTRLPLGEEFNRVNAIISKYNLNTVCSSARCPNLSECWNSGTATIMLLGDICTRHCRFCSVKTGNPQGKIDPDEPQRVAKAVKELGLKYLVLTSVDRDDLSDLGAGIFARTVKILKSQNPQIKIEVLVPDFGGREELLHLVVDSGPDVFAHNLETVERLSTLVRDHRSSYHQSLGVLKKVKNMAPTLLTKSGLMLGLGETKQEVLQTLADLRSAGCDIVTIGQYLQPNRRCLPVALYWTPDEFKEIEAEGRKMGFRQVFAAPLVRSSYQAEKIFFDERA comes from the coding sequence GTGCGTAAACCCTCCTGGCTCAAAACCAGACTGCCTCTTGGTGAAGAGTTCAACCGGGTCAATGCCATCATTTCAAAGTACAACCTTAACACCGTTTGCAGCTCTGCCCGCTGCCCCAACCTTAGCGAATGCTGGAACTCAGGCACCGCCACAATCATGCTTTTGGGTGATATCTGCACCAGGCACTGCCGTTTCTGCTCTGTTAAAACCGGCAACCCTCAGGGTAAAATTGACCCTGATGAACCTCAAAGGGTGGCAAAGGCGGTAAAGGAACTGGGCTTGAAATATCTGGTTTTAACCTCGGTTGACCGTGATGACCTTTCTGACCTCGGTGCAGGTATCTTTGCCCGAACGGTCAAAATCCTGAAATCTCAAAACCCTCAAATCAAAATAGAGGTCCTTGTTCCTGATTTCGGGGGAAGGGAAGAGTTGCTCCACCTCGTGGTTGATTCCGGTCCGGATGTCTTCGCACATAACCTTGAGACGGTTGAGCGGCTCTCAACTTTGGTCCGTGACCACCGCTCATCCTATCACCAGTCGCTTGGGGTGCTAAAAAAGGTCAAAAATATGGCGCCTACCCTCCTGACCAAGAGCGGCTTGATGCTCGGACTGGGCGAGACAAAACAAGAGGTCTTGCAGACCCTTGCAGATTTGCGCAGTGCCGGCTGCGATATTGTTACAATCGGTCAATACCTTCAACCCAACCGTAGATGCCTACCGGTTGCCCTTTACTGGACACCTGATGAGTTCAAGGAAATTGAAGCGGAGGGAAGAAAAATGGGCTTCAGACAGGTTTTTGCCGCACCCTTGGTGCGCAGCTCCTATCAGGCAGAAAAAATCTTCTTTGATGAACGGGCTTAA
- a CDS encoding DUF6029 family protein — MPVTPLLLTIAIFAADFTIQGVNRAEFWGYQEQWATHFEDKLDLTARYADFDAELGILLFEPSKHSPAVRRPLRLFDYSIGYNPQELEIRLGRFFTTFGQGLTLSSSSDDDFRHYKSLHGLMGKINLPFKSEITLLGARLRDVFFQENTYKIMNELDTTDQVLGANLTSRPRKFFAFGSRYVRINRDVDPSAKAFTELFGGDVRLDFGPAMIGGEACWRLGTRPGIGGREKGFGYLINTGISLAGISFVGQFVDYTRLGFPSGVYHYNDPPTPIKSGVAINRGVDERGFGLQVSGMPLTALYLEANLGRLFVHDDTSAGVVEAEAKVRYSLGTNWTFEGKFNHMLQKNIELGTYQRITDRPSIMINYLFGQHTIALEAEFGWVDERPTDTAKGAHWLYHEPLISFSYGCGEKWLFTLGWQGVDKDSLKRYDNQKSWPIFETVYNINERNVLRLRIGAEKGGYTCSGGVCRYEAPFRGVKLQLISRI, encoded by the coding sequence GTGCCGGTGACCCCTCTCCTCCTCACCATCGCCATCTTCGCTGCTGACTTTACCATTCAGGGTGTCAACCGGGCAGAATTCTGGGGGTATCAGGAGCAGTGGGCAACCCATTTTGAAGATAAACTGGATTTAACCGCCCGCTACGCCGATTTTGATGCCGAACTGGGCATTCTTTTGTTTGAGCCATCAAAGCATAGCCCCGCGGTGCGGAGACCCTTGCGCCTGTTTGATTACTCCATTGGCTATAATCCGCAGGAACTGGAAATCAGATTGGGCAGATTCTTTACCACCTTTGGTCAAGGTCTGACGCTCTCCTCCTCGTCCGATGACGACTTCCGGCATTACAAAAGCCTACACGGGCTTATGGGCAAAATAAACCTGCCTTTCAAAAGCGAAATAACCCTTCTTGGTGCCAGATTACGCGATGTCTTTTTTCAGGAAAACACCTATAAAATAATGAATGAACTTGATACCACCGACCAGGTCTTGGGTGCGAATTTGACTTCAAGACCAAGGAAGTTTTTCGCATTTGGTTCAAGGTATGTCCGGATTAACCGCGATGTTGACCCAAGCGCAAAGGCATTTACCGAACTCTTTGGCGGTGATGTCCGGTTGGATTTCGGCCCAGCGATGATAGGTGGTGAGGCGTGCTGGCGGTTGGGAACAAGACCAGGGATTGGCGGCAGGGAAAAGGGCTTTGGTTATCTAATAAATACCGGTATCAGCCTTGCCGGGATTTCCTTTGTCGGGCAGTTCGTTGATTACACCCGCCTCGGGTTTCCCTCTGGAGTTTACCATTACAATGACCCGCCCACACCAATAAAATCCGGGGTGGCAATCAACCGTGGTGTTGATGAACGGGGTTTTGGCCTGCAGGTCTCAGGGATGCCCTTAACCGCACTTTATCTTGAAGCCAACTTAGGCAGGCTTTTTGTCCACGACGACACCAGCGCCGGTGTGGTTGAAGCCGAGGCAAAGGTGCGCTATTCACTTGGCACTAACTGGACATTTGAAGGCAAGTTCAATCATATGCTGCAAAAAAACATTGAATTAGGAACATACCAGCGCATCACCGACCGACCGAGTATCATGATTAACTATCTCTTCGGTCAACATACCATTGCCCTTGAGGCAGAGTTCGGCTGGGTTGATGAAAGGCCGACCGATACCGCCAAAGGTGCGCACTGGCTGTATCACGAACCGCTCATCTCTTTCAGCTATGGCTGTGGTGAAAAGTGGCTCTTTACACTTGGCTGGCAGGGTGTTGACAAGGACTCGCTCAAGCGCTATGACAACCAGAAATCCTGGCCTATATTTGAAACGGTTTACAACATCAATGAGCGCAATGTCCTCAGACTAAGAATAGGTGCGGAAAAGGGCGGCTACACCTGTTCGGGCGGGGTCTGCCGTTATGAGGCACCTTTCCGGGGTGTGAAATTACAGTTAATCAGCCGAATATAA